A single Montipora foliosa isolate CH-2021 chromosome 7, ASM3666993v2, whole genome shotgun sequence DNA region contains:
- the LOC138011569 gene encoding dynein axonemal heavy chain 6-like — protein MQLKQETGSSSRITVKLLIKHLSNPKVEVQEDFALFLSSMPAKTFPVTVLENSVKVENEAPKDSKQMLKELLVNSVLIHLRVMYKFSDWDLESALDNLKMYFADGGFLGCPHIYHWPDHMWMMGYNCLGPAVPDNHSRKILGRFLKTITSVLAQVFFPP, from the exons ATGCAACTAAAACAGGAGACAGGATCTTCCTCCAG AATCACCGTGAAACTGCTCATCAAACACCTTTCAAACCCAAAAGTGGAAGTACAGGAGGACTTCGCACTGTTTCTGAGTTCCATGCCAGCCAAGACTTTTCCTGTGACAGTTTTGGAGAACAGTGTCAAAGTAGAAAATGAGGCACCAAAGGACtcaaagcaaatgttgaaagaGCTTTTGGTGAACTCAGTGCTGATACATTTGAGAGTCATG TACAAGTTCAGCGACTGGGATTTAGAGAGCgctctggacaatttaaagaTGTACTTTGCAGATGGCGGATTCTTGGGATGCCCTCACATTTATCACTGGCCAG ATCACATGTGGATGATGGGTTACAATTGCTTAGGACCAGCAGTGCCTGACAACCATTCTAGGAAAATTCTAGGGAGATTCTTGAAGACGATTACAAGTGTTCTAGCTCAG GTGTTTTTTCCTCCTTGA